The region TTTGCCTGTAAGACAGCCTCTTCTGGCCTACCACCAGTACCTTTTTAAGGATACCATTGGAAAGGATGTGCCTGGGACTTGGGATCTTAGCCCAGTCAGCTCCTCACTATTGGGGGACACAAGGAAAGTCACTGGTCAGaagctctttcttcctcttgaaaaAAAAGATGCTATGTATCATCTACATGATCTCCTTTAAATGTGCAAAACTAACACCCACAGTTTACATCACACACATTGCCCAGATAAAATGGAGGTGCAAAGATGTGGATATTTTGTCCGAAGTCCCACAGGGGTGCCCAGCGATGCCTGGGGTGGGCCCATAAACAGCTTTGTAGCCCAGTTCTCAGCCTCCATTTATAACCCACACAATCCTGAATTCATTTACCAAACCCTGGTAGTGGTAGGAGTCAGTTGAGGCAAGATTGTAAAAGTCCAAAAGAATgcaatttttcattgttttaaaattaatgttttggaatTGCTCGTGTTCTTCCTTGCCAGAGTAAGTTCTACCAAAGAGAACAGGGTTTACGGATTTTACATTCCATCTGGCTTACTTATGGTGAGATCACTTACCTCATAGTTCTCAGTTACTTGCCATGAGGTTTAGAGTAAATTCAACCTTCTGTGACAAACATCTTACAATCTTCAATGAAGAAATACAATGGAACAagccaaatatttcaaaaattacagatttatataacaaaattaactagtttctgaattttaaatcAGTAATTGTTTGAAGATAATTATTAAAGCAATGTCCTAATACAGAAAAATCTTAGTTCTTTTTAGTAAATAAACTCAACTTTCTTGTAAGATTAAGAATTAGTAGAGACtcaaaccacaatgacataccatgtcacactggtcagaatggccaccataaacaaatcaaaaaacaagtgctggtgaagttgtggagaaaagggaaacctagtaaactgttggtgggaatgcagacaggtgcagccactgtggaaaacagtgtggaatttcctcaaaaaactaaaaatggagctgccttttcacccagcaattccaccactgggattataccttaagaatcctgaagcaccagttcaaaagaacctatgcaccccattgtttgtaacagcattatttataatagtcaagtgctggaagcaacctaagtgcccatcagtaaatgagtcggtcaaaaaactatggttcatttacatcatggaatactatatagcagaaagaaagaaggagctcctacccttcactacagcatggatagaactggaaagcattacgctaagtgaaataagccaggcagtgaaagacaaataccatatgatttcacctttaactggaaccaactcaacagaacaaacaagcaagcaaaatacaaccagatacatagaaataaagaacaaactgacagtaaccagaggggaggcgggaggggataacaggagaaagaaggggaagggttgttcaggaacatgtataaaggacccatggacaaagacaacagggtggagggcaggattgaatgtgggaggtagggtgtgggtagggcagggaaaaataatggggggagggaatggggacaactgtaactgaacgacaataaaaatataaagtaaaatttgtcactttaaagaaagaaagaaagaaagagagaaaaaggaaggaaggaaggaagaaagaaagttcctttgaatacatacacacacacaggatttaaaacactttaaaataggtggattaagtagaaataaaatttcagagagttccgaagatggcggtgagataggtgggagcggagtccacttcccttcaGCACCaatgaaatgcctagctgatctgaggaacagcgaatagccaatggtattccagcatatatgaagatcagggaacaaagattgtagaggacattgaaagatcagatggtaagaaaagtgcttaaggacaataaagtcCTTGGGAATTTACTCTAGAGATTTGTGGGGCCCAGTTCCACTGAGGGTCCTGTCCCAGAAATGTGGCTTTCCAGGCCGTGGCAGACAAAATGACCATCATCTGAGCCCAGCCTGCTATTTCCATAGACCTTGCTCACCTACATCAAAGTTTCTCAgcctttaaaaagtctttttgggccctggccaggtaggtcaggtggttggagagttgtcccaAGGTTGCgggcttgatccccagtcagggcacatacaagaatcaaccaatgaaaacatatataagtgaaacaacaaatcgatgtttctctctctcttcccttctcccttgtggggaaccgttccaagcgtgggaaatgtggctcagcccccacttggaaaaccagtggggagcgaagtaggcgggcaggacccacgtccatggataagttctccagtgggaaatcaggcctgcattgtacttagactgctatgagacttgctcttgctaaaaactccctcaccctgaattgaggaagcaaatgtttactgagtatctttatcttcccagaatctgggctagaccctccaggtatgggacaaagccttttcgaccatttctccttttacattgcaaatatccccctttgatgtactcagtgacttcctctcctgtgtctgcaaagataaccaccccaaacaaacctatgaataatcaatgaggaccatctttgatgtaggaggcctagaaaaacaataaagcctgtccaggcgggggtgaaggggtctctctgtaacttggagagtggccacgtaggcccttttcccccaccggatttctatagtccgtgtgtgtgtttgaatactgaaacctcaacagcagatcttgcgggacgagatcTGCGAaactccctcctctctaaaatcaatcaaacaaaattttaaagtctttttagCTGTTAGGAATGTAATGtttatattttgcaaaattaaaCCAGCCAAGAAAATTTATCCATTTCCCATCTCTATAGTTCCCAGTTCAAAACACAACTGAGATCTTATTTCCCACATATAGAATTATAACATGTAATATAACCTGCAAAATAGATCCTACCCACCTTTTAGGATCTCTCTGTTAGATCCTCACCTTTAACTATACACCCTGAGGCAGGGATTATTGAACTTATCTTACTTAAGGGGAAACCAGGACCTATAAAAAGGTATAAGGCATATCtctttcaaactctgcatctgggCTATCCCCTTGCTGCTGTGAAAGCAGCCCAGGGATCCAATTCCATCCAAGTGTGGGACTACACTGGGTGACCTTGGAGAATGCACTTGCTTAGATAGTTTTCCTAGTGttaaaaatagagatgaaaaCCCAGTATTTTACTTGacacatttaaaattgtaattacaGAACTCAGGTAATGATCTGTTAaatctttttgttaaaaataacataatagctctggctggtgtactCAGtaggttgagcgccagcctgtgagctgggttcgctggtttgatttccgaTCTccgcgcatgcctgggttgctgaccggTCCCGGATTGGAGGCAgcggatcagtgtttctcttgcacatgggtgtttctctccctgtctttgaaaataaatggataaatcttttaaaaaataagtatgtttaaaaaataataattgttaggtcggagtcgctcaagaaaccagacagacacagcaagctaaggagcagggtttattagtggcaaataagaggaaaagtggagccaaccaagggaggttgcggagccaaccaagggaggttaggaCTCGTTAGGTTGTTCTTAGGGCAaggtttttaagcacaaaaacctgcaaagggtaactggttggggtgtcagagtctgattagCTAGAGCtgatttctgctgaccattgttcttgatacaacttgtcaggctcaagttaaagctgcatcttGTTATGCCAGATAGGTTGatcccagaccccaatcttagccgGGCATCTGTTTGTTCTGGGCAGGGTCAGCAGGCATTTTCCTaggctacagtttcccacagTACAGTTTtcccgcctggtgattttccattcctcctaggcctacctaggtctgtcaataataaattattttaaaagatattctttTACTCAACAAATTCTGACAGTACACTCACTGTATGTCAAGCCATAGAGCGGGGGCTAGAGACACACTGATGTAAAAGACAAAATCCCTGTTCTTAGGAATAAGTAACAAGGAAAAGCAGTCACTAAACAAATACGCCTTACAAACAAGTTATAGTTGTGCTGAGTCCCACAAAAGAAGAGCTGAGTGCACGTGTAAAAAGCCATGAAGCCGGGATGAGACTAACACATTCAATAGGAACTAAGCACAGCCAGGATGGTGCTGGCTGCTGCAAAGAACAGGAGGTCACCACCTAAGGGAAGAGCTAGGGGCCTGGCTTTCCAGGCCAACCCACCaaggtaaaaacagaaataagaggagaaagaaaactgaTCCTTAAACTAATCTTAGGAGTGAACTCTCATGTGTGAATATTGTTGCAAGGGGGACTGGCGGGCGCTCTGGACGCCAAGGGGACAGGGTTTTCAGAGCTACCCTACCACAGGCCGCTGAAGTCACCACTTTGAAGGCCACAAGTGCCCTCTGCCGGTCACGGATTCAAGCCCGCCCAGATAGAAAACCCCATTCCAGATAGGACGGCAAACTTTGGATACTCAGCGACCACGTCCTCAGCCCTGCCTCCAGCTGGTGCGTGTTACCGAGCAGGGTGGTACAGAGCAGGTCTCGGGCTTCCAGGAAGAAGACAGGCGGTCCCTCAGCATACGCAGTTCCAGCTCAGCCACGCCTTTTCCGTGCTTTCACCTCGCTTTTACCCCGCTGGAAAAACCCGCCCAGCTTGTCGTGCTTCCGCCTGGTTAAGCCAATCCCCGCCCATTCGGCCGCATCTTCGACCCCATCCTATAACCCACTAGCCCCGCTTGTCTCAGGCCTTGGATTTTCCTTTGTCCTCACCCTGCTACGTAGCCTTTGCCCTTACCCTTATCCTGACACTCCCCAACGCCTTCGCCCATTCCTTTCTACTGGCGTTCGCACTCGCCCGACTGTCACCTTTGCACTATATTCACAGTGGACCTGAACCTGTATACCTCCACAGCCCTTGCCCCAGTGCTGGCCCTGCCCCTTGGCCTCACCCTTGCCTATGTGCCCCATCTTCCATCTAGACCTCAACCTTCCCCTTTAAACCTGGTCTTTGACTTGGACCTCTCACCGGGTTTATACATGGCCTTCCTTAACCTTTAACCTGGACCTGCCATTTGTCTTTATCCTGACCTAAATCTTCCTTAACCTTGGCCCGATCATCAACTTGGTCCTTACTAGCATGTCTTCCACCCCTACCCTTGTTCCTACCTTCACCTAACCCTGATCCTGACATTCACCCTCACCCTCCCTTTTACACTGGTGGCACTTGCCCAAGTCTTGGCCCTAACTAACCTGATGCCTTCCTCACCATGACCCCTAACCTGGTCTTCACCCTAACCTTGGGCCCTGAACCTGAACCTCACTCTGGACTtggtcctggccctggccactTTCAGATCATGATCAAGCTCAAGGCCAGAGTGTTACAGTTAGGATAAAAGTAAGGTCAGGGACAGAGTGATAAGGGTCAGAATCATTGTGAGTGTGAAAATTCTAGTTCAGGATAAAATCCTGTTTCAGGTTAAGGGTCTGGATGAGAGGTCAGTGTCATAGTGCCAAAATCGGGTTCAAGGTAAAAATCAGTGTAAGGGAAATTGTAGAACCAGGGTTACGTTCAAGATCAAGATCACTGTGAGTCAATCAAGGTCAGGATCAGGGTCAGGTTAAGGATCCATTAGAGAATCAGTGAGGTAAGATTGTCAGGTTGACAATGAATGTCTAATTCTGGGGCAAGGTCAGGGTGTGGTTGATGTTCAGGGTTGGGATCAGTGTAATGTTCGTGTCAGTTCAGGGTGTGCATGATGTTCACTTTCAAGGTCAAGTAAATCAAGCTAGAgttccttttctattgctgctggaAATAGTTAACACCTCCCACCTTAcactgactggtatggctcagttgattgggtgtcatacagcaaagcaaaaggtcacgggttcaattcccagtcagggaatatgcctagactgtgggttgggtccccagttaggggcatgcaagTGGCAATGGaatgatgtttctcacactgatttttctttctccttcctttcctccctttctaaaaataatctaaaaaaaaaaaaaccaaacaccccCCTCTACTTCTTTCTCTCATACATATACCCACTGGGATATCCAGGATACTCTTTCTATCTCAAGGTCTGTacccttaatcacatctgcaaactCCCTTTCACTATGTATGGCAACATATTCATAGAACGTGGACATGTTTGGGGGTGGGTATTATTACACTCACCAGAGAGGGTAGTTATAGTCAAGGTCAGGTTCAaggtcaagggtgggtcaagatGTGGGCAATGAGTAAGGTTCAGGTTCAGAATGAGGGTCACCATAATGATGGTCAATGTCAGTTTAAGCTTGACTTCAGGATCCAGGTTCAAGATCATGATGAGATTAGGGTGAGTGAATGACAACAGCCAAGTGAGTCTAGGTTCTGCATGGTCAGATAGGATAAGGATCAAGGTCAGGGTGAAACTGAGGTACAGATCAAGGTCAGTTTCAGGGTGGTGGTAAGGTTGAGTGCAGACTAATTTCAACTTGGGTTGTGGTATGGTTCAAGGTCAAGCTCTAATCCAGGGTCCGGGTGGGTCAGTATGATAGACCTTGTTAAGGTGAGGGTTCAGTCTAGAGGTAGAGTTAAGATGAGGGTCAGAATCAGAACGAGGGTGGAGTCTCATTCATGACAGCATTCTGAGAATGACCAGTGTGACAAATTGTCATTATGAAGGGTAAGTGAAAGTCAGGATAAGTATGACAGCCATGTTAACAGTCAGCATAAGGATCATGGACTTGATGAAGATCAAAGTATGAATGTCAACTAAAGGGTCAGTGTTAAGGTGAAGGTGATGGCCAAGTTCATGGACAAGGTTAAATTCTAGGTTAAGTGGTAAGAGTTTGAGGGTCAGGGTTAATGATCAAGGGTATGGGTATAAGCTCCCATTTATGTGCAAGTGAgagccatcagaaattgagcttaGAGTCCATAGATATGTCTAGAGAACCGGTGGAGGCCAGATTCCAAAAACATCTTTAAAGATCTAtgagacagccctggctggtgtggttcagtggactgagtgctggcctgtgaaccaaagggtcaccagtttgattaccactcaggacatatgcctgggttgtaggcctggtacccagttgggggctctcaagaggcaaccacacattgatgtttctctttctctctccctgtcccttcctctaGTCTGTCTTTATCTATCCTTGAACCAACATCACTGTCTCATTATAACAGCCTTATGACAAGTCTTAGTATCTGAAAGGTAAGtcctttcatcatttttcttctcttctgtttctgcCTCCTCTTCTCAACCCTTTCATTTCCACGTATTTTACAACTGTCCTATCAAactattaaataagaaaaacaagagcTAGATGGAATTGTATTGGTATTGGCATTTACtgaattaacaaataaatttcaggaatgtgtctctttatttatttgatatctCTTAGTAAGAAGATGGCACATCTGGTCCTAGCTCACCCTTCTCCAAATGGTGATGTCTGTAAACCAGATTAAGGTATTTGGTTCACAACCCGAGCCATCCCTGGCCTTGACTTCTGCCACCTCACGTCCAAGTGGGAGCTCCGTCATAGAAGGCCCCTAGGAAGCCCCTACGACTAGAGTAGACATGAATGGGACCACTTTCCCAGTGACCACAGAGAAGTGAGGACCAGGAGATAATGCCACCTCCGCCATTTCCCTTGAAAGGAATGGAGGAGGAACAGAACCCAGGCATAACTATGTGgggttttttaatcataaatctGAAAACTGAACTAGTGTTTAGTATCTCAGCACAAAAGCAAACCAAACCGGAATTCAGGACATCTTACTCTGTGTTCCATAGATGGCTCTCCCAGGACCATCCCTGATCACAAAGGCAGAGCCTGGAGAAGCAGCACCATGGTGGGCATGGTAGAGGGCTCACTGTCTCCTTTTGATGGGTAAGTCAACAGCACACAGAGGCCGAGAGCACAGCCACAGGTCTCCTTCTCTGCTGGGGCTAGACATCCTCTTCGCCTGGCTGGGGCAGGACCAGCTATGGAATGAGCTCAGTGTGGTCGTAGTGTGGCCATGGGAGGTGGAGGCAGGCTGGAGCATGGCCCTGGAACACAGGCCAGTGGGGCCTGGCCCCGCATCTCAACCCTCTGGGATGAAGGGCCGAATCAGTTCTGGGTTCAACAGCAACTCCTCAAGGGGGCAGTCCATGTGGAAGTTGTGGACGTTGGGAGGCCCCAGGTGGGCCTTGGGGGCCAGTCCCCCTGGGCGCTGGGGAATTGGCAGCTCCGaagggtgggcaggcaggggagcTGTGAAGAAGTATTGGTGCAGGAGGGCCTGGGGGTAGCAAGAAACCAATCACTTTCCCATCCCAGCCTTAGCTCACTTCTCTGAGGGGGAACCAATCGCTGCCCTGCAGAGGCACATTCCTCCATCTGCTCATCCACTCAGCACACTTATATCTCTGAGTGCTGACTGAGCACTGCTGAGAGGCTGGGGGTGCAGCAGTGCACAGAACATTCCATGTAGCAGGGGGTGGAGAACAATAAACAAGATGAAGAAGAATCAGTGCATCTGCCGACTAGTGCTGGAAAGGCAGCAGGCCTGAGGTGGTGAAAGGAGGCCCCCTGGGAGGTGGCACTTGAGCAGAGACAAGAGAGGTGAGTGAATGAGGCACAGGGAACAGAAGTGCATTGACCCCAGAACATGGAGGGAGCCCTGTCACAGGAGGGGGGGGTGACTGATGGGGAGAGGAATAGGCAGGGTCACAGAGGTGACAGCTCTCTGCTAGGTGGGAGGAGACACTGAATAGGCAGGAAAAGCAGACTCTGGGAAGcaatgggagggggaaggaagtgtTGGGTTAGACTGGGGTCAGCAGCAGGAGGCTGAGAAGTGGTAAGCTGGTCTCAGTATGCTTTGAGGGCACCGAGGACATGGGCACTCACCAGGTGCATTAACGTATGCTGCTAGTGccaagggtgggggagagtggtgccCCTGACACAGACCTTGAAGACATTGACCCATGGTCCTCTCCACTTTCCCTATATCCTTGCCACAGCCCATCCTCCTAGGTCCTCTTCCCAGGCCTCTGTTTGTCATCTCTTGGGGAAACACCTTTTGTGCCTAAACCagtcctcctccaggaagcctctcaCTCCCACAACCTGGATGTCCTGTCTCACCTCAGGGTAGAGCCCCCATGGGGACAGGGCCATGACTGCTTTTCCACtctgggccagggcccagggcagtgcCTCGCATATGCTGATGctgagtaaatatttgctgaaggaaTGAAGGGATGAAGGAGCACTAGTAACTGGGGATGTGCACTTCTGTGAGGTGCCCTTCTAATGGGCCACCCTTCCAGCCAGCAACCGCTCTGGAGTCTGCACAGTGGCTCAGAAACCCCCATCATATGTTCTAAGGGACCTTGACCTCCTGGGTCATGTGAGCATGAGTGAAAAGGATCAGGACAACGGGGGTCACCCTACCTGGGAGGCTGTGATGCGCTGGTATGGAGGATAGAGGAGGAACTGTCCCAGAAGGTCCAAGGCCTGGGGAGAGGCATCTGGCAGCACCTCCCCCAAGGGTACAGGTGCCTGCTCCTTGAAGGAGATCTTGTTGTAGTCAGGCAGCTCCGTGATTTCCTGAGGAGAAAAGGGTACCTCAGGGCTAGCACTGCCAGCAAGCTCCCCATCATTAGTCCtcgctgcctgtcacctacctgCTCAGATATACTGGATGCTGCCTCATCCATGTGCTCCGCTCTCACCCTATCACTCATGTCTTCACACACTCACTCAGTCTGTCAGTCCTTCATGCCTCCACCCTCTTAGACACCTGCTCCACCCCCAGCTTAATGAGAACTGCAGTGTGCTaggggcaggcaggaaggggcagtgGACAGGACCTGGCCCTCCTGCCTTCAGCAcagcagagagggaggagccCCCAAGCTGGGCCAGGACAGTGGTCTGGGATTTCAGGGGGGCATGGGACCACAATAAAGTACAGGAGAGGGGAGTCACCAACTTTTGGGGGAAATggaacacccctccccccacccctccccatcgaGGGCCCCTGCAAACCGGCCAGACTTGAGGGCTAGGGGTGCCCAAGATGCGAAGTACACAGCAGAGCTGTTCGATGTCGTTCTCCCCCGGGAAAAGTGGGGACCCATTCAACAGCTCCCCCAGGATGCAGCCTACGGCCCTGCAGATAGAGAAGGCAAACAGCTCACAGACTCATACCACAGACATAGATCTCCCCACAGTAGCTCCATCACCTCACACAAAGGACATGGATCTCCCCACACCAATTCCATCGCCTCATATCATAAACACAGGTCCACTCATACCAGCTCCCTCACTTCCCACCATGGACAGACCTCCTCACACCAGCGCCTACCCCTCACATGGGGGTCAATGCACCCACAAAGTAGCCTAGCAGGGGAGTACAATCTGCATCctaggatggctataaatgtggcccaacacaaaatcataaatttacttaaaacattatgagatttttttgtgattacgtgttgcaatgtatttaatgcatgTCCCAAGACAACTCCTTCCAGTGTAGCCCACAggtgccaaaaggctggacacccctgggccCTAAAGGGTTCATAGCCAGGAATacagattccccccccccccccaaacaatcaAAGACCTCAAGCCTAGAACAAAGCATATCCCCCTTTCCTAGCATGTTTCAGGTCTCAGGTCTGGAACATACAACAACCACTCAACAGTTGAGACTTCTCAGAACTTCACACTCTGGGACACACAGCTACCTCCTCACATTCTGAGGCAGACCTCCAAAACAGTCCCCAAATCTCAAATTCCTATGTATGTTCAAACCATCCTACCCCAAATAAGGGCCCAGAGCCCTCATATCCAAGCATCCAGGCCTCTGGATAGCTCAGGGATGTTGCATCCTGGGTTATAATCCCCTGAACAGTAGCTAAATGCTCCATACCTCAGACCACCTCCCCTACCCCAACCCAGAAGCTTCCCACTGGGACAACCACTCTGATCACACCCATCCCCAACCCAGTTCAAAAATGTCCTGGAGAACACTGATCCCAAACTCCTCAGGGATACCCTAACTGGGGAAGATACCCACGGCAACCTAGAGCTCAAGGCAGAAAAACACCCCTGAACAACTTAGAGATCCCAATGCCCAGGAGGAAAAGGTGGCTCCAtgacccacattccccccatgaCCAGCCCACAGGAGTCTCACCACAGGTCGACCCCCTGGTCATACTGGCGTGCACCATACAGGAGCTCGGGGGCTCGATACCACCTGTGAAAGGAAAGCAGGTGGTCACAGCTAAGTAATCAATCTGATAGGAGGCTGCCCCAGAAGGTCACCCTGCCCCCATATCAGCCTCATGAGCAATGTCTGGAAAGGTCCAGAATTATCTTTTCCACAGCAGAGGGGTTGGGGCCCGTCCATTGCTAGGTCCTGCCTGGGAAGCAGCCCTCCCTACCTGGTGGCCACCTGGTGTGTGTAGAGGCGGCTGCCATCAGGGGAGAAGACCCGGGCCAAGCCAAAGTCCGCTATCTTCAGCTGGCCTGAGGAGCTGATGAGCAGGTTGGCCGGTTTCAGGTCCTGAGAGCACCAATGGAAGCATCAGCTCCTCCAGTGTCCCCAAAGGACCTTAGGGGCTCAGCCCAGACCCCCACCCCGGCAAGATCTCATGCCTGGCAGCTTACTTTAGGCCCCACCCTCTTCATTCCCCCCCATGGCCACATCTGGCCATGTCTTCTTCAAGGGCTGgcccactcccagcccagctgGTCCTAGGTCCTACTCCAGCCCATGCTAGGACTGACCCGATGCACGATGTTGTTGGCATGACAGAAGGAGACACCTTTAAGCAGCATCTGCAGGTAGCTCTTGACCTGTGCCTGGGCAAGTGGCCTCTGGGTGTGGCGTACCACCTCAGCCAGATCTGACAGCATGAACTCAAAGGCCAGCACAAAGCCTGCCCCATGTGGGAA is a window of Desmodus rotundus isolate HL8 chromosome 1, HLdesRot8A.1, whole genome shotgun sequence DNA encoding:
- the CDK20 gene encoding cyclin-dependent kinase 20 isoform X4 is translated as MDQYCILGRIGEGAHGIVFKAKHVETGEIVALKKVALRRLEDGIPNQALREIKALQEIGDNQYVVQLKAVFPHGAGFVLAFEFMLSDLAEVVRHTQRPLAQAQVKSYLQMLLKGVSFCHANNIVHRDLKPANLLISSSGQLKIADFGLARVFSPDGSRLYTHQVATRWYRAPELLYGARQYDQGVDLWAVGCILGELLNGSPLFPGENDIEQLCCVLRILGTPSPQVWPEITELPDYNKISFKEQAPVPLGEVLPDASPQALDLLGQFLLYPPYQRITASQRN
- the CDK20 gene encoding cyclin-dependent kinase 20 isoform X2 yields the protein MDQYCILGRIGEGAHGIVFKAKHVETGEIVALKKVALRRLEDGIPNQALREIKALQEIGDNQYVVQLKAVFPHGAGFVLAFEFMLSDLAEVVRHTQRPLAQAQVKSYLQMLLKGVSFCHANNIVHRDLKPANLLISSSGQLKIADFGLARVFSPDGSRLYTHQVATRWYRAPELLYGARQYDQGVDLWAVGCILGELLNGSPLFPGENDIEQLCCVLRILGTPSPQVWPEITELPDYNKISFKEQAPVPLGEVLPDASPQALDLLGQFLLYPPYQRITASQTGRETPMCKRNTDPLPPIRDRSATQACAEIGNQTSEPSSQAGAQPTEYTSQSYYVIFNKKI
- the CDK20 gene encoding cyclin-dependent kinase 20 isoform X1 gives rise to the protein MDQYCILGRIGEGAHGIVFKAKHVETGEIVALKKVALRRLEDGIPNQALREIKALQEIGDNQYVVQLKAVFPHGAGFVLAFEFMLSDLAEVVRHTQRPLAQAQVKSYLQMLLKGVSFCHANNIVHRDLKPANLLISSSGQLKIADFGLARVFSPDGSRLYTHQVATRWYRAPELLYGARQYDQGVDLWAVGCILGELLNGSPLFPGENDIEQLCCVLRILGTPSPQVWPEITELPDYNKISFKEQAPVPLGEVLPDASPQALDLLGQFLLYPPYQRITASQALLHQYFFTAPLPAHPSELPIPQRPGGLAPKAHLGPPNVHNFHMDCPLEELLLNPELIRPFIPEG
- the CDK20 gene encoding cyclin-dependent kinase 20 isoform X5, giving the protein MDQYCILGRIGEGAHGIVFKAKHVETGEIVALKKVALRRLEDGIPNQALREIKALQEIGDNQYVVQLKAVFPHGAGFVLAFEFMLSDLAEVVRHTQRPLAQAQVKSYLQMLLKGVSFCHANNIVHRDLKPANLLISSSGQLKIADFGLARVFSPDGSRLYTHQVATRKSRSCLTTTRSPSRSRHLYPWGRCCQMPLPRPWTFWDSSSSILHTSASQPPRPSCTNTSSQLPCLPTLRSCQFPSAQGDWPPRPTWGLPTSTTSTWTAPLRSCC
- the CDK20 gene encoding cyclin-dependent kinase 20 isoform X3; its protein translation is MDQYCILGRIGEGAHGIVFKAKHVETGEIVALKKVALRRLEDGIPNQALREIKALQEIGDNQYVVQLKAVFPHGAGFVLAFEFMLSDLAEVVRHTQRPLAQAQVKSYLQMLLKGVSFCHANNIVHRDLKPANLLISSSGQLKIADFGLARVFSPDGSRLYTHQVATRWYRAPELLYGARQYDQGVDLWAVGCILGELLNGSPLFPGENDIEQLCCVLRILGTPSPQVWPEITELPDYNKISFKEQAPVPLGEVLPDASPQALDLLGQFLLYPPYQRITASQLPCLPTLRSCQFPSAQGDWPPRPTWGLPTSTTSTWTAPLRSCC